In Caldalkalibacillus salinus, the genomic window TTCTTGCCAAAGTTGTACTCATTAGTAAATGGCGAAGATTCAGTATAAAGGTGGCAAATATAATCTCGAAAGCACTAGCAACACCTATTAAATTTAAAGCGATAAATTGGCTGGCACCAGCAAACACCCACATCGACATAGCTGTTGTTTCAAATATGGAAAGCCCGCCCGATGTACTGAGCACACCAAATGTAATTGAAATTGAAAAATATCCTACGCTGATAGGAATGGCATGCTTTACCCCAAGTAGAAACTGTTCCTGATTCGTCGAAGGCGACTCAGTCATTCGAGTTCCCCCTTTTCTTTGCGAAGTTGTGCGATATATTATACAATAATATCACTATATTGTACACAAAAAAGGATGATGGATGTGAATATAACGAAACGAATAGGAACCAACTTGAAGCAAATACGTGTGGCAAGGCAATTAAGCTTGGACAGAATGGCACAAAAAACAGGTGTAAGTAAAGCTATGTTAGGGCAGATTGAAAGAGGAGAAACCAATCCGACTGTATCCACCTTGTGGAAAATAGCAAACGGTCTTCGAATATCCTTTAGCTCACTAATCAAAGAATCTGAACCCAGTGTTCAGATCGTAAAAACGGAAGAATTGACACCGATCCAGGAACAAAATGGAGCGTATCAAGTCTTCCCATTGTTCCCTTTCCATGCGGATAAAGGATTTGAATGTTTTATTATACGCCTTGCCCCCGGATGTGTCCACGCCTCTGACCCTCACCACGATGGTGTCACAGAATATATAACAGTGATGGAGGGTGCACTAAATCTCAGTGTTGGAAGTCAGACGTATCAAGTGAGTGAAGGTCAGGCTATCAGTTTCACCGCCAACGTCGTTCATACTTATAAGAACACGCATGACACCCAAGCGACCAAGCTACATTTAATGATTTCATATCCGGATTGAGCGTTATAATTGAACGCTTTTCTGTACTGTACTAAAATGATTAGAAGTTTGTCCATGAAAAGAGTATAATAAAATAATAATCATTTTATTGTGTGGGATCACAGTAGATGTAATAAAAGAGAAGGGAGAGTCACATGGTATATCCTCGTCCGGGCCAAGATATCGTAATTAAAAGCTACAAACATAATGGCTCTTTGCATCGTATCTGGAGTAGTTCCACCGTACTTCAGAGGGGGGCGTCAAGCTGGATCGTTGGGAATGATCGGATACTCGTCAAAGAAGCAGACGGTAACGAGTGGCGTACCAAAGAACCAGCTATATGTACATTTGGTAAGGGGCAATGGTTTAACTCCATTGGCATGTTAAGGGAAGACGGTGTACATTATTATTGCAATATTGGCTCTCCATACCGTTGGCATAATCAAGCGCTTCAATACATAGATTATGATTTAGACGTCAAAGTTTTTCCTGATATGACATACATCATTTTAGACGAAGATGAGTATGCCTTACATCGAAAGCAGATGAACTATTCAGATACGATTATGTATGAAATTCAAAGAGGGTTAGACGAGCTGTTATCTCTTATTCATCAGAAAAAGGGGCCTTTTGAAGCGGATTATGTGGAGCGTTGGTATGAACGTTACTTGCAATACAAATAGAGCTTAACATAAGGGGAATTTAAAATTGGACAGTATTAAGCAATATTTCCACTTTGTTCGTCCTTATTGGAAAATGATAAGTGCTACCATTGGGATCGGTATACTCAAATTTGGTTTACCTCTTATACTTCCATTGCTATTGGCATATGTTGTTGACGAACTCATTATTAATCATGACTTAACTCAAGAGGAAAAGCTGAGACAGCTTGCGATGATGATGGCGGCTGCCTTTTTTATCTTCACTTTTATCCGTTACCCTGTTGAATACTACAGGCAATATTTTGCCCAATGGGTCGGTAATAAAATTCTTTTTGATATCAGAGATCGTTTATTTGATCACTTACAGAAATTATCAATCCGTTACTACCACAATCACAAAGCAGGAGAAGTGATTTCACGGGTCATTCACGACGTAGAACAAACGAAGAACTTTGTGATGACTGGTCTCATGAATCTGTGGCTTGACCTGGTTACGCTCATGATTGCCATTGTACTTATGATGGTATTCTTAGACTTTTGGTTAACGATTGTGGCCATTGCGGTGCTCCCTTTATACGGTATCTCAGTCAAATATTTTTATCAACGGTTAAGAGCTCTAACGAGGGAGAGATCTCAAGCACTTGCAGAAATGCAGGGACACCTACACGAACGTGTACAAGGGATGCCCGTCGTCCAAAGCTTCGCGATTGAGTCGCATGAACAACAACAGTTTGAGAACAAAAATCGTCATTTCCTACATAAAGCGCTGAGCCATACTCGCTGGAATGCTAAGACCTTTGCTGTCGTGAATACCATTACTGACATTGCCCCATTGTTAGTCATTTCTTACGGTGGGTACCAGGCCATTGTGGGCACGATATCTCCAGGTGAGCTAAGTGCATTCGTATTGTATTTAGAGCGTATATACGGACCATTACGTCGTTTGGTTAACTCATCGACCATTCTCACCCAAGCGATTGCTTCAATGGATAGGGTGTTGGAGCTGATGAACGAACCTTACGATATTAAGAATGTTTCCAATCCAAAGCATCCTTCACAGGTAACAGGACACTTAGAGTTTAACAACGTCGAGATGTCATATGGTGAAGAAGACCCACCCGTGCTGAAAAATATCAATCTCAATATTAGGAGTGGGGAGACTGTTGCATTTGTTGGGATGAGTGGAGGCGGTAAATCCTCTCTAATTAGCCTTATTCCACGTTTTTATGATGTGTCATCAGGCCAAATTATACTAGACGGAGTAGATTTGAGAGAGTATGAGCTCCATTCACTACGTAAGAATATTGGGATGGTTTTACAGGACTCTATCCTCTTCAGTGATTCGATACGTGAAAATATTATGATGGGGAATCCAGAGGCGACAGAGGAGCAAATGATTCAAGCAGCCAAAGCCGCTAACGCGCATGACTTTATTATGGAACTTCCTCAAGGTTATGATACACCGATTGGAGAGCGTGGGGTGAAACTATCTGGCGGGCAAAAACAACGCGTCTCTATTGCACGTGTGTTCTTAAATGACCCACCAATTTTAATTTTAGATGAAGCGACATCCGCATTAGACTTGGAATCGGAGAAAGCCATTCAAGACTCAATAGAGAGGTTGGCCAAAAATCGCACGACGTTAATCGTCGCTCATCGATTGTCTACGATTACTCACGCTGACAACATTGTTGTCCTAGAAAATGGCCAAATTGCAGAAACTGGGACGCATGACAATCTGATGTCCCGTAAAGGCACCTACTATGATTTATTCCAAATTCAAGAGTTACAATAGAGAAAATAATAAAGAAAGAGGGGTATCAATGAAACGTTTGATACCCCTCAACTAATTTATCCAATCTTTCGAGAGCGTTAGAGTAGTCGATAATTTGAGCGATTAATGGAAAAAGGTTAATAGCAGCGTCTCCAGATAAAATGTCGTCTTCATGGCTCTCGTACGGTGTTTTTAGTGCACCATGTTTAATCGTGCTTTCATCCTCTATATGCTTGTCGTTTAAGAGTGCGGAAGGCACCATTTGTAGATACTTTTCAAGTAGAAGTCGTCGACCTTCAGACGCTTCTTCATATGGCAGGTGTGGGTGCTGACTTTTAATTTTACCTTCATACTTGAGAAGGATTTTTTCATGATAATTACACAACACATCGACTTCACGGTCAATCATCGCTTGCAGTTCTTCAGACATCTGTGTGAGGTCGGACTGGTGCTTCTCGAACTGAGTCAACAAGTACAAAGCCTGATTAGTGACCTTGAGCATTTCCCGAAAGAGGACGAGTGTTCGTGTCTTGGAATATTTCACTTTTCTAAGATAAGTTCTTTCTTCTTTGAACAACAGGTATAATTGTTCACACTCAATAAATTCCTCACGAAGTCGTTTTGTCTCTTCCTTATATAGTCTCTCTTCATACTCATGGTACGTGCATGAGCGTAAATAGCCCATAATGTGTTGATTTAGGTCGTGCACTTTAGCGTATAGCTTATCCTCATAACGAGGCGGAAGAAAAATAACGTTAACGAGAAAGGAAGCCCCTATCCCCGTCATAATAAGTGTAAATCTTTCGAGTGCAAAGATAAAAAAATTGCCTGTGGTACTTTCCATGATCGCAATAACTGTCACAATGGATAAGGGAATACTTTTCTCAAACTTAAATTGAATGTTTACGGCAATCACAAGAATAACAACCATCCCCACGACAAACGGTTCGTTTCCTAAAAGGGATGTAAATAATACGGCTAAAACTGCACCAATAATATTGGCCTGTAACTGATCTAAAATGTTTTGCCATGAACGATATAATGATGGCTGTACGGCTAATACCGCAGCTAATGCAGCAAACAGAACAGGGGAGAGCCCTGCTAATTTGGCTACATATAAAGAAATAGACACTGCAATGCCTGTTTTAATAATTCTAGCTCCGAGTTTCATGTCAATCCCTTTCGTATCTGCTTGTCATTAATCTATAAGACCTTATTAGACCTTATTAGATACATGATATCATTTTAATTTTAAATATATGTGAACGCAATGGGGATTTTTTAACTGAATAAAAGTCCAACACAACAGTTGTTGAAAAAAGAAGGCTACGTAACCATTAATTTGTACGTAGCCTTCTCTATATATTTTACGTTTTAAATTCTTTTAAACAACTGTTTAAAGAATACGCTAAATTACTCTGTAGACACTGCAGGGTCTGCCTGTTGCTGAATAGGTACCACCTGAACAAAGTGATCTCCACAATGATTCTTAAGGTTTAGAATTTCTTCAGCCTTCGCTTGTTGGCCAGAACTCAAGAGCTCCTCAATGTAAATGGTTAGCAGTTCTTGAACGTCTTGTTTACCATGATCGGATAATGCTTCGATGTTTACTTTGGCTGATTTGGCGATACGTCGCTGAATAGCATTGACGTCAAGTCCCATATCTGGTTGAATACGGAGGTACACGACACCACCTGTCATACCAGAGCACATCCAAGGCCCTGGATCACCCATAACAAGGGCACGACCATTCGTCATGTATTCGAATGCAAAGCCTTTAATGTTTGCTCTCGCACCAATGCCTCCTAAATCATCTTGAATAGGGCCTTGTAATTCGCCACCGATGATCACATCTGCACCTGAGAGACGAATACCTGCTCTTGCATCCGCGTTTCCTTGTACGACAAACGTACCCTTCTGTGCGCCGTAACAGAACCCTTTACCGACAGAACCATTGATGAACTGTTGGTACTTATTCTTGGCCTTTAAGATACTGGTAAGGCCGCCGAAAGATGTTTTACCCACACCATCCTGTGCGCCACCTTGGACACGTATAGTGACACCATCTGCGTTAAAGGCTGCTAAGCCGTTACCAGGGACAGAACCTGACTCAAAGGATAGCGTGACCTTCGGTAGAGATGAGTATGACCCATCTAGACGGTCCTTCACACGAGCGCCTGAATAACGACTTCCGAGTACGCGTTGATCAGATAGTACATTGCGGAAGTGCTGTTGGATCGGTTGATCATAGGACACATACAGATTAGATTCTACGTGAGCCTCAGCTCCAGCCGCTACGGCTAGCTTAGCCTCAGCTTGTGTCTTAACCGCTTGTTGCGTGAGGACAGTTGTTTCACTTTGTTTAGCCGTCGCAAGTAACGGTTGTAAATCAAGTTTCTCCAACTCTCTAACCTGAATGAGTAAGTCAGAACGTCCGACGAGATCTTGCGTGCGTTCAAAACCAAGAGAAGCGGTGAGACGTTGTAACTCTTTACCAAACGCAGTATACATCGCTTTAAGGCCAGATACAGCCAGATCCTCTTTTCTTGGAACAAAACGCTTTAAACCCTTCTCATGAGCTTCTTCTAATGAATCGATTTGGGTTGCAATACCAACGTGACAAGTATCTAAGTGACAACCGCGGCAAGTCGTACAACCAACGGCAACCATAGAGAGGGTACCAAAGCCGATACGATTAGCGCCAAGCATCATAACCTTAAGCGCATCGAGTGCACTTTTGACACCACCGTCACCCCATACCTCAATCTCTTCTCTCAAACCTGCTTCAATTAAAGCTTGGTGCGCAAGTTTTACACCAATTTCAACAGGAAGACCTACGTGTTGAAGGGCATGGATGCGGGCTGCACCAGTACCGCCGTCGAAACCACTTAAGCTGATCACGTCAGCGCCAGCTTTAGCAATTCCAACCGCAATAGTCCCGATATTGGGCACAACCGGAACTTTGACAATAACCTGTGCCTCGTTATTAGCCGTTTTTAACTCTGTGATAATTTGCGCCAGATCCTCAATAGAGTAAATATCATGGTTATTTGAAGGGGAGATAAGGTCAGAGCCAAGTGTTGCGTTACGTGCCGCAGCCACTTTTGCCGTTACCTTAGATCCTGGAAGATGCCCACCTTCACCAGGCTTAGCACCTTGGCCAATTTTTATTTCTAATAGATTAGATGAATTCGCTAATTCAACGTTCACACCGAAACGTCCAGAAGCGACCTGTAATCCCCTCGTACGCGGATACTTCCCAAGCATATCCTTAATTTCTCCGCCTTCACCGTTAATACTGATCATGTTGAGCTGTTCGGCAGCTTCAGCATATGCCCGGTAAGCTGTTTCATTTTGAGAACCGAAGGACATGGAACTAATAATAAACGGTAGGTCATGGTCACCCACGCCGATATTTACCTTTTGAGGTTCGGGTTTCGCGTTGTCTTTCACCACGTCATAGTTTAAATCAGCAACGTGACGTATGGAGACAGGGTTTTGCTTCTCAATGTCTTCTAGCTTTGTCGCATACTCTTCGTATTCAAGTTGACCTGAAGCGATCTGACCAATCGGCTTCCATACTCTAGGGAATATACGGAAGGAGCGCCCGGCACGTGCTTTCTCGCTCATAAAGTCTTCGGTACGCTTCCGGCTATCTTCTTCCATATCGGTAAATCCGAGGCCAACGTGATCTGCACCACAGAAGTTTGTGACTTGAAGGACGTCAGCAATCTCATTTTTCAGCCCGATAGAAGAGAAGATACGATTATAACCTCTCAGTTCATGGATACCGATTGTAGACGTGACTTTTTCCAAACCTTTGTTCAATGCTTCGTAAAGGTTACTAGAGCGCTCAGGCTGATCTTCGCTTGCGACCGTTGCAAATAGAAGATAAGGGTTAACAGCGTCTGCACCTAAACCACTAGCCACTGCAATGTCATGAAGAGAACGGATAGCGGCAGATCTAAGAATCAAGCTTGCCTTACGTCTAAGTGAAATCCCTTGGTTATCTCTACAATTAATAAGGTGTTGATCAACTTTAGAGAGAACCAAGTGGGGGTCTATCCATAACGCGCCATCTTGATGAGAATGACGATCATCTAAAACGACAATGTGAGCCCCTTCAAGTATAGCAGTCTCAACTTCTTGAGCTACGCGTTGTAAAGCCGCCGCTAAAGACTCTCCGTCCGCATAAACAGTATTGATAATCTTAGTTTGATCCCCACCAAAATAAGCGAGCGTTTGTTCATATGATAGCGAGTCTATGGTTGGTGTAACTCTTTCACCAAACTTACCTTCCAGTAGGATAGGGGAAGGGAGCTCTAGACGCCGTTTTTGTCTATCTGTCTTCTGTGCTGTGATCGGTGAACGGGGTCCTAAGACTGTCCTTGTAGAGAAATGCTCCATTTCTCTTTCTCTATCTATAGCCGGGTTGGTAACAACAGCCACGCTTTCTTTCAAATAGTCCGCAATATTTTGACGCTCTTTTGATAGCGCGGCCAAAGGCGCATCGTGACCAAGGGACCTCACGGGATCAGCGCCGTTAGAAGCCATCTGTTCAGCTAACTGAATCTGATCACGTTCCCATCCGAAAGCACTGTACCATTGATCAGTAAACTGTATGTCTTCCTCAACCTCTGTTGTTTGTGGTAAATCAGGAGTGTTCAGCATGTGATGGGCTTGAGAAATATTCTTCTTCTCTTGATATCGATCGAGCACTTCTTGTTGTAGCTCGTGGTGCTCATAAATCTCGACCATACCCTCTCTGAGGCGCACACCTACTTTTTCACCAGGTGCTAAGGCCTTCGGCTCTGCAATCATATCTGTTGCTGGAATGAGCCCCTGTTCAGAGGAAAAGTATAACGTGTCATCTGACTCTACAACCCAAAGAGGGCGTAGTCCGAGAGCATCTACACTGAAGACACATTCATCCTGATACCGTGAGACAATCCCTGCTGGACCTTGTGCAAAATGTCCCCATGTTTGTCTAATATCAACGTATAAGTCCTGTAATTCTTCTTTAAGGTGTTTAATTTCATTAATAATAGGCGGGAATACCATTTCCAATGCTTCGAATAAACTGAAGCCATAACGATGAATCAAAGTTTCAATGGTACGGTTAAGATCTTGAGAGTCACTACCACCTTCAACAAGGGGTGCATTAATCATCTGGGCTTCTTGCCGCAGTTGGTGGATCGTGTTAATCTCACCGTTATGCCCGATGACGCTAAATGGTTGGACACGGAAAAAGTTCGATAATGTATTTGTAGAATAACGATTATGTCCAATTGTCGCGCTGGATCCAAATAAAGGATGGCCTAGATCGACGAAATACTTTGGTAGGATATTTGCTGCGCCCATGACTTTGTAAACACAATTTGAATTGCTGATTGAAGCGACGTGCACATCATGTTTGTTTTCAATCAATACTTGTAATTCAAACAGTTGTTGTGCGGTAGTTGTTGAAACTTGATCCTCTTGAACAGTCCCGGCAATCTGCCAAAAAAGAGGCTCATCTTTGCTACCATTAGGTCCTAATGAATCGGAGTTAACTTGGTC contains:
- a CDS encoding glutamate synthase-related protein; the encoded protein is MSERWNPSQFKDFHHVEHDSCGIIAVVNKDGKPTHQNILHTVDALIKMEHRSGFINGEGDGCGLQTDIPRELWKERFDQANLPANLVFSENFFVAHLFIPRVTDVREIQEDVRQMLKTHHCDIHLELEDQVNSDSLGPNGSKDEPLFWQIAGTVQEDQVSTTTAQQLFELQVLIENKHDVHVASISNSNCVYKVMGAANILPKYFVDLGHPLFGSSATIGHNRYSTNTLSNFFRVQPFSVIGHNGEINTIHQLRQEAQMINAPLVEGGSDSQDLNRTIETLIHRYGFSLFEALEMVFPPIINEIKHLKEELQDLYVDIRQTWGHFAQGPAGIVSRYQDECVFSVDALGLRPLWVVESDDTLYFSSEQGLIPATDMIAEPKALAPGEKVGVRLREGMVEIYEHHELQQEVLDRYQEKKNISQAHHMLNTPDLPQTTEVEEDIQFTDQWYSAFGWERDQIQLAEQMASNGADPVRSLGHDAPLAALSKERQNIADYLKESVAVVTNPAIDREREMEHFSTRTVLGPRSPITAQKTDRQKRRLELPSPILLEGKFGERVTPTIDSLSYEQTLAYFGGDQTKIINTVYADGESLAAALQRVAQEVETAILEGAHIVVLDDRHSHQDGALWIDPHLVLSKVDQHLINCRDNQGISLRRKASLILRSAAIRSLHDIAVASGLGADAVNPYLLFATVASEDQPERSSNLYEALNKGLEKVTSTIGIHELRGYNRIFSSIGLKNEIADVLQVTNFCGADHVGLGFTDMEEDSRKRTEDFMSEKARAGRSFRIFPRVWKPIGQIASGQLEYEEYATKLEDIEKQNPVSIRHVADLNYDVVKDNAKPEPQKVNIGVGDHDLPFIISSMSFGSQNETAYRAYAEAAEQLNMISINGEGGEIKDMLGKYPRTRGLQVASGRFGVNVELANSSNLLEIKIGQGAKPGEGGHLPGSKVTAKVAAARNATLGSDLISPSNNHDIYSIEDLAQIITELKTANNEAQVIVKVPVVPNIGTIAVGIAKAGADVISLSGFDGGTGAARIHALQHVGLPVEIGVKLAHQALIEAGLREEIEVWGDGGVKSALDALKVMMLGANRIGFGTLSMVAVGCTTCRGCHLDTCHVGIATQIDSLEEAHEKGLKRFVPRKEDLAVSGLKAMYTAFGKELQRLTASLGFERTQDLVGRSDLLIQVRELEKLDLQPLLATAKQSETTVLTQQAVKTQAEAKLAVAAGAEAHVESNLYVSYDQPIQQHFRNVLSDQRVLGSRYSGARVKDRLDGSYSSLPKVTLSFESGSVPGNGLAAFNADGVTIRVQGGAQDGVGKTSFGGLTSILKAKNKYQQFINGSVGKGFCYGAQKGTFVVQGNADARAGIRLSGADVIIGGELQGPIQDDLGGIGARANIKGFAFEYMTNGRALVMGDPGPWMCSGMTGGVVYLRIQPDMGLDVNAIQRRIAKSAKVNIEALSDHGKQDVQELLTIYIEELLSSGQQAKAEEILNLKNHCGDHFVQVVPIQQQADPAVSTE
- a CDS encoding helix-turn-helix domain-containing protein; this encodes MDVNITKRIGTNLKQIRVARQLSLDRMAQKTGVSKAMLGQIERGETNPTVSTLWKIANGLRISFSSLIKESEPSVQIVKTEELTPIQEQNGAYQVFPLFPFHADKGFECFIIRLAPGCVHASDPHHDGVTEYITVMEGALNLSVGSQTYQVSEGQAISFTANVVHTYKNTHDTQATKLHLMISYPD
- a CDS encoding DUF402 domain-containing protein, with product MVYPRPGQDIVIKSYKHNGSLHRIWSSSTVLQRGASSWIVGNDRILVKEADGNEWRTKEPAICTFGKGQWFNSIGMLREDGVHYYCNIGSPYRWHNQALQYIDYDLDVKVFPDMTYIILDEDEYALHRKQMNYSDTIMYEIQRGLDELLSLIHQKKGPFEADYVERWYERYLQYK
- a CDS encoding FUSC family protein; this encodes MKLGARIIKTGIAVSISLYVAKLAGLSPVLFAALAAVLAVQPSLYRSWQNILDQLQANIIGAVLAVLFTSLLGNEPFVVGMVVILVIAVNIQFKFEKSIPLSIVTVIAIMESTTGNFFIFALERFTLIMTGIGASFLVNVIFLPPRYEDKLYAKVHDLNQHIMGYLRSCTYHEYEERLYKEETKRLREEFIECEQLYLLFKEERTYLRKVKYSKTRTLVLFREMLKVTNQALYLLTQFEKHQSDLTQMSEELQAMIDREVDVLCNYHEKILLKYEGKIKSQHPHLPYEEASEGRRLLLEKYLQMVPSALLNDKHIEDESTIKHGALKTPYESHEDDILSGDAAINLFPLIAQIIDYSNALERLDKLVEGYQTFH
- a CDS encoding ABC transporter ATP-binding protein, coding for MDSIKQYFHFVRPYWKMISATIGIGILKFGLPLILPLLLAYVVDELIINHDLTQEEKLRQLAMMMAAAFFIFTFIRYPVEYYRQYFAQWVGNKILFDIRDRLFDHLQKLSIRYYHNHKAGEVISRVIHDVEQTKNFVMTGLMNLWLDLVTLMIAIVLMMVFLDFWLTIVAIAVLPLYGISVKYFYQRLRALTRERSQALAEMQGHLHERVQGMPVVQSFAIESHEQQQFENKNRHFLHKALSHTRWNAKTFAVVNTITDIAPLLVISYGGYQAIVGTISPGELSAFVLYLERIYGPLRRLVNSSTILTQAIASMDRVLELMNEPYDIKNVSNPKHPSQVTGHLEFNNVEMSYGEEDPPVLKNINLNIRSGETVAFVGMSGGGKSSLISLIPRFYDVSSGQIILDGVDLREYELHSLRKNIGMVLQDSILFSDSIRENIMMGNPEATEEQMIQAAKAANAHDFIMELPQGYDTPIGERGVKLSGGQKQRVSIARVFLNDPPILILDEATSALDLESEKAIQDSIERLAKNRTTLIVAHRLSTITHADNIVVLENGQIAETGTHDNLMSRKGTYYDLFQIQELQ